CTTCGCAAGCTCACGATGGGCGTCCAACTGGTCGAGATACAGTCCGGTCTTCTGGCCATCCAGCAGGTCGATTTCAAATTTCACACCACCTTCAACGGTCGGGGCCTCGACAATAAAAGGCCCCGGCCTCTCACCATGCAGCATGGTGATTTCCTCCTCGATCCCCTCCGCCGCAAGCATCGGCGAATCATTGCGCAGAATGATCGAATCGGGATTCAAAACATCCTTCAACGCCTGGACGATGAGTTCACGGTTCAGATACATCGCCAGAGTCAGGGTTTGTAACACAAGGTGGTCGCCATACCGGTCGACAATCACTCCGGGAAGGCCATCCGACTCACTCCAGACCAGACGGGCCAATCGTATATCAATCCCGGATCGCTCACGCATTTCCAGCGCTTGCCCGATACGGCGCCCAAAAAACTCCTGGTCGAGTTTCTGTTTCCTGCGGGAAATCCTCCGCGCCACAATCTGCGAATCAGGGTTGTAAATGGCCGTTCCCAGCGGCCGGTCACGGAAGTCCTTCATGGTAATCACATCCCCGGGCTTCGGCTCCCCGAAGAGTTTTTGAATCTCCGAGGCATAGACCCAGTCGTGTCCGTGAAAAATGCGTGAGCGTGGTTTGATGATGATTCCTGCCATGGCGGAGACCGTTGAAGCAGGAACCCTGCTACAATGGGAGACAAATCTGCTCAAAGATCAACTATCCCCACCCCCCGCCGTCAACGACGCCTTCTCGATAACATCAATACAGCGCACAGGCTGAGCAAGCTCATGCTCGACGATTCAGGCACCGTCACCACAGTCAGGTGGTCTAGCGGCACCTGGTCCCCATCGCCTCCAATATTGGTAAAGACAACCGAACGGATGTCGTTGGCGTCGCTGATAAGCCCCATAAAGTAGAGCCTGTTTTGCTGTAAATTCAACTGCGCCGCAGTTACCGAACCTAGCGAACTTCCTGTCGCATTCGGACCGTCGAATGCTTCGATTGTCAGAGTATTCAAAGGCCGGCTCGTCGGAGTAAACATGTCGATCGTCATGAGACCAAAGCCTGTCACCGCAGCATCAAAAGTAACCGTCAACGTTCCTGGTGCCCCCCCCACGGGCGGGTTAGCTCCCAGTATATTTGAGATGCCATGTGTCCCCTCACCGCTGCTTGAGGGACTGCCGCTGCCAGGATTGCCCGGACCCGCTGAATTCACGACTTCCTGATAGTACCCCGTACCGGCCAGCGTCATACCCGGAAAATTTGTCGGATTCAGTGCCCCGACGGCGTGATCGTCAAAGTCTTGCACAGTCACTACGGAACCAGCCAAGCCAGTCGCCACCGCCAGCCAGTCGGTCGAATTACTCGTCGGATTGCTGACAAACCCCGTGAGCGCGGCACTCGCCGAAACCGAAGACATCACAATAGCCAAACCGGCCACTTTCGCAAAATCATGGATTGTTTTCATTGTTGGATGCGTTGTTGTTGTTGTTAACACGATTCGATGAAGAAAAGCGATTGCCCGCATAGAATCGGAGCCATCGTAAAACGCAAAAGCACTGCGAATCAATATTTTAATTCATTGTATTTCAAACACTTACACAAACAGGCAAACAAACATTTTTTAAAACGCTCACAATAAGGTTGGTTTACGCAACCATGCGTCGGGTCAAATCTGCTAGCCATTTACAAAACCAAAATAGCCTGCGACGCATTGACAGAGCGTGCTGCAAATGGCAGGTTGCCCCTATCTCGATTGATGCCCGACCACCGACAACAAGACCCGAACTACGCCATTGCACGTATCGACCTCCCCGATGCCTGCACCCACGGCTTCCAGGTCAGGCTTCAACGTCGGGGGATTAAATACGGCAAGTTTTTCGCCGACGGCGTCCACGGCCACCCGCAACGGGCACTTCAGGCGGCCCGGCAGTGGCGTGATGCCCTGCTGGAGGAACTGGCCGACCGTGCACGCGTCTGCGAGCGGTCCCAGCGTAACAGCTCGGGTGTGGTCGGGGTCTCCAAGATCACCGTGATCGCATCCAACGGCAATAGCTACCAATTCTGGCAAGCCACCTGGTCGCCCGCACCGGGGCAGCGGCGTTGTGTCAAATTCTCGATCAAACGCTACGGCGACCGTGAAGCCTTCCAGCTCGCCGTCGAGGCGAGAACGGAGGGGATCCAGCCTTGAGATAGACAGCCCACAGGTCAAAAGGTGAGTAAGCGGCGAAACAACCCACCCACCCCGTGCGTTTCCTACCACTTTTCCCTTTGTGCTTCCCTCTTCAAACTGAACACTCCAAACTCCCGACGCAATGCACAACCTTTTTCTCCTCGATGGCATGGCACTCGTTTACCGGGCGCACTTTGCCTTCTTCCGCAACCCCATTATCACCAGTACCGGACTGAATACTTCGGCCATTTACGGATTCACCAACACATTGTTAGATATCATTGAAAACCAGGGAGCCAGCCACGTGGGCGTCGCTTTTGATACCCAGGAGCCGACACCACGGCACATGCTCTACCCTGAATACAAAGCACAGCGAGAGGCGATGCCCGAGGAGCTGGCACTGGCCATCCCCTACGTCAAAAAACTATGTCTGGCGATGGGCATTCCCGTGTTGGAGCTCGATGGCTATGAAGCTGACGACATCATTGGCACCATCGCGCACCGGGCAGACCAAAAAGGCGGCATCCACACCTACATGGTGACTCCCGACAAGGATTTCGCCCAGCTGGTCAGTCCGACCACGACGATGTGGAAACCCGGTCGAAGCGGCGGCAACCACGAGCTCCTGGACGTATCCGCGATCCGGGCTCAATGGAACGTGCAGCACCCGAGGCAGGTCATCGATATCCTCGGTCTGTGGGGTGACGCCTCGGACAATATCCCGGGGGTGCCGGGCATCGGGGAAAAGACAGCGAAAAAACTCATCGCTGAGTTCGGCTCGATGGAAAACATTCTCGCATCAACCAGCCAGCTAAAAGGCAAACAAAAGGAAAACCTCGAAAACTTTGCCGACCAGGCATTGCTTTCCAAACAGCTTGCTACCATCATTCTCGATGTTCCGATTGACGTGACCTGGGACGACCTCTGCATTGGTGGTCGCGATGACGAAGCCACCCAGGCCTTGCTCACCGAGCTTGAGTTCAACTCGCTGGGAAAACGCATCTACGGCGAAGACTTTGTGGCTGGCCGGGGCCACCAGGCCGACGTGGCGGAGACCTCCGGTCACCCCGCCTCAGAACCAATGCCAACGCAAACATCCCTCAGGACCATCGCCGATGTCGACCACAGCTACCACCTGATCGATACCGTCAATGGCCTCCATGACCTGGTCAAAAAACTCTCACTCGCCGACCGCTTCTGTTTTGACCTCGAAACCACCTCTCTCGACCCCCGCAGCTGTGACATCCTTGGTATCGCCTTTGCCATCAAAGCCCACGAGGCATACTTCGTTCACACCGGAGCCGGAAGCCACCTCACCACCCGGATGGCACTCGATAAACTGGGCGTCATCTTCCACTCGAAGCTGGAGAAAATCGGCCACAACCTGAAGTTCGATCTCTCGGTGCTGCGCGCCCACGACTACCAGGTCAGCGGCCCGTTCTTCGACACCATGCTCGTCCACACCATCGTCACCCCCGAGCAACGACACAGCATGGACATCGTTTCCGAAGCTCTGTTAGGATACACCCCCGTCAAACTGAAAGACCTCGCCGAAAAGATGGTTGAACCCGAAAACGACCTTTTTGGTCTCTCTGAGGAGGAAACCGTACCCGCTGCAAAGAAGGGCAGGAAAAAGGACATCAACATGTCGCTGATCCCGGTGGCCGATCTGGCGGAATATGCGGCAGAGGACGCGGATGTCACTTGGCAGCTTGCCGACAAGCTCCGGCCCCTGCTCGACGCATGCGGCCAGCTCGACATCTACCAGGAAATCGAAGCCCCGCTGCTCCCTGTCCTGGTCGCGATGGAAAACGAGGGGATTTCGCTCGATGTCCGGGCACTCAAGGACATTGGCGACGGGCTGGCAACACGTATCTCCACCCTCTCGGAGAAAATCACCGAAGCCGCAGGCCACGCATTCAACCTGAACTCCCCCAAGCAGTTAGGCGAGATTCTCTTTGGTGAAATGGAGCTGGTTGAAAAACCGAAAAAAACCAAAACCGGCCAGTTCAAGACCGATGAGCAAACGCTCTCGGCATTAGCACCAAAACACCCGATTGTTGCTGACATCCTCGACTACCGCGAGGCCACCAAACTGAAGTCGACCTACGTCGACGCGCTGCCCACCCACGTTTCCAAGCGCACCGGACGGGTGCACACACATTTCCACCAGCTGTTGGCATCCACCGGTCGACTGGCCTCCAGTGATCCCAATTTGCAAAACATCCCGGTGCGCTCGGCTGCCGGGCGTGAAATCCGCAAGGCCTTTGTGCCGCGTGATCAATACCACACCCTGCTCGCAGCCGACTACTCCCAGGTAGAACTCCGCGTCATGGCAGCGCTTTCAGGTGACGAGGCGATGATCCAGGCCATCAAGGACGATCTCGACATCCACGCCGCCACCGCAGCCCGCGTCTACAGTGTCCACCTCGATGAGGTCACCGCCGAGATGCGTCGCAATGCCAAGATGGTCAACTTCGGTATCATCTACGGCATCTCCGCCTTCGGGCTGTCACAGCGGCTCGGAATCGGACGCAGTGAGGCGGCGGAAATCATCGAGACCTACTTCCAACAATACCCTGGTATCAAGGACTACATGGACCGCACCATCGGGACCGCCACCGCGAACGGCTACGTCCGGACCCTCAGTGGCAGGAAGTGCTGGATCAGGAACATCGATTCCAAAAACGCCACCGTCCGCAACGGGGCCGAGCGCGCCGCCATCAATGCCCCGGTCCAGGGCAGCGCCGCCGATATGATCAAATTCGCCATGATCAAGGTGGGTCGCCTACTGGAAAAGGAAGACGCAAAAACCCGAATGCTCCTCCAGGTGCATGACGAACTGCTCTTTGACCTCCACCTCAGCGAACAGGAATCCCTGGTACCCAAAATCGTTGCCACCATGGAAAACGCCATGGTCATCCCGCATGACATCCATTGCAAGGTGGACATCGGCACCGGAGCCAACTGGCTGGAAGCACATTAATGTGGCGGCTAATGTGGCGGCGGTTTGCAACCGCCTCGTCCCTATT
The Akkermansiaceae bacterium DNA segment above includes these coding regions:
- a CDS encoding class I SAM-dependent rRNA methyltransferase, yielding MAGIIIKPRSRIFHGHDWVYASEIQKLFGEPKPGDVITMKDFRDRPLGTAIYNPDSQIVARRISRRKQKLDQEFFGRRIGQALEMRERSGIDIRLARLVWSESDGLPGVIVDRYGDHLVLQTLTLAMYLNRELIVQALKDVLNPDSIILRNDSPMLAAEGIEEEITMLHGERPGPFIVEAPTVEGGVKFEIDLLDGQKTGLYLDQLDAHRELAKLAKGKRVLDCFCNQGGFALACAKAGAASVTAVDSSGPAIEATLRNAELNGVEIHAVQHNAFDFLKHCEEQYDMVILDPPSFTKNKKSLMNAMRGYKEIHLRGIKLLDHEGILATYCCSHHATRELFLQNIVSASVDAKRTLRMIASHGQRLDHPVLPAIPETEYLKGFVLQLVPSR
- the polA gene encoding DNA polymerase I; translation: MHNLFLLDGMALVYRAHFAFFRNPIITSTGLNTSAIYGFTNTLLDIIENQGASHVGVAFDTQEPTPRHMLYPEYKAQREAMPEELALAIPYVKKLCLAMGIPVLELDGYEADDIIGTIAHRADQKGGIHTYMVTPDKDFAQLVSPTTTMWKPGRSGGNHELLDVSAIRAQWNVQHPRQVIDILGLWGDASDNIPGVPGIGEKTAKKLIAEFGSMENILASTSQLKGKQKENLENFADQALLSKQLATIILDVPIDVTWDDLCIGGRDDEATQALLTELEFNSLGKRIYGEDFVAGRGHQADVAETSGHPASEPMPTQTSLRTIADVDHSYHLIDTVNGLHDLVKKLSLADRFCFDLETTSLDPRSCDILGIAFAIKAHEAYFVHTGAGSHLTTRMALDKLGVIFHSKLEKIGHNLKFDLSVLRAHDYQVSGPFFDTMLVHTIVTPEQRHSMDIVSEALLGYTPVKLKDLAEKMVEPENDLFGLSEEETVPAAKKGRKKDINMSLIPVADLAEYAAEDADVTWQLADKLRPLLDACGQLDIYQEIEAPLLPVLVAMENEGISLDVRALKDIGDGLATRISTLSEKITEAAGHAFNLNSPKQLGEILFGEMELVEKPKKTKTGQFKTDEQTLSALAPKHPIVADILDYREATKLKSTYVDALPTHVSKRTGRVHTHFHQLLASTGRLASSDPNLQNIPVRSAAGREIRKAFVPRDQYHTLLAADYSQVELRVMAALSGDEAMIQAIKDDLDIHAATAARVYSVHLDEVTAEMRRNAKMVNFGIIYGISAFGLSQRLGIGRSEAAEIIETYFQQYPGIKDYMDRTIGTATANGYVRTLSGRKCWIRNIDSKNATVRNGAERAAINAPVQGSAADMIKFAMIKVGRLLEKEDAKTRMLLQVHDELLFDLHLSEQESLVPKIVATMENAMVIPHDIHCKVDIGTGANWLEAH